Proteins encoded in a region of the Mycolicibacterium chitae genome:
- a CDS encoding ATP-dependent helicase has protein sequence MAPRIDPLARFGGLTRDWFAGTFVAPTPAQAQAWAAIADGENTLVIAPTGSGKTLAAFLWAIDRLAQDPRTTPSTRVLYISPLKALAVDVERNLRTPLTGIARIAERNNQPAPAITVGVRSGDTPPNRRRELIAKPPDILITTPESLFLMLTSAARESLTGVQTVIIDEVHAVAGTKRGAHLALSLERLDALLDTPAQRIGLSATVRPAEEVARFLSGSAAGPTSIVAPPATKTFDLSVQVPVPDMANLAEGSIWPDVEERIVDLIEAHNSSIVFANSRRLAERLTARLNEIHAERLGSDRPNDSPNPRNPTVAGGAPAYVMASGQTLGAEPVLARAHHGSVSKESRAEVENALKSGQLKAVVATSSLELGIDMGAVDLVIQVETPPSVASGLQRIGRAGHQVGEISQGVLFPKHRTDLIGCAVTVQRMLGGAIEAMRVPTNPLDVLAQHTVAASALEPLDADVWFDTVRRSAPFATLPRSAFEATLDLLSGKYPSTEFAELRPRVVYDRDTGTLTARPGAQRLAVTSGGAIPDRGLFTVYLASSADTEKPSRVGELDEEMVYESRPGDVISLGATSWRITEITHDRVLVVPAPGEPARLPFWRGDGVGRPAELGAAIGEFTGELARLDREAFTQRCQTIGFDDYAGDNLWQLLDEQKTATGTVPSDSALLVERFRDELGDWRVILHSPYGLRVHGPLALAVGKRIYERYGIDEKPTASDDGIIVRLPDTLNGPETAPGADIFVFEPDEIEPLVTAEVGGSALFASRFRECAARALLLPRRHPGKRSPLWHQRQRAAQLLDVARHYPDFPIVLEAVRECLQDVYDVPSLVELMARIAQRRVRVTEVETTTPSPFAASLLFGYVGAFMYEGDSPLAERRAAALALDPTLLAELLGRIELRELLDADVIAATTRQLQHLSTERAARDAEGVADLLRLLGPLTSEEIAARADGAEVDEWLAELRAAKRALPVSYADKQWWAAVEDIARLRDGVGVAVPVGVATAFLEPVVDPLGELLGRYARTRGPFTTAEAAARFGLGLRVAADVLGRLAVDGKLVRGEFTDVPTDTGHGDQWCDAEVLRILRRRSLAALRAQIEPVSTAAYARFLPAWQQVGGEATAGVDGLATVIDQLAGVPMPASAIEPLIFGQRVRDYQPAMLDELLASGEVIWSGAGPLATGDGWIAFHGADAAPLSLAPPTELEHTDAHRAILAALDGGGAYFFRQLSTDGIGTGELKEALWQLIWGGHVTGDTFAPVRALLTGGRRTGARRSSAPAHRHRRAPRMRNYRVDTNLGAHARDSDPTVAGRWSLLPEVELDSTVRAHFQADQLLARHGVLTRGAVAAENTPGGFATLYKVLAALEEAGRCQRGYFVESLGGAQFATATTVDRLRGFADTIDDEQRAGAAQVLAATDPANPYGAALPWPARAVDTDSAHRPGRKAGALVALVDGEPAWYLERGGRSLLSFTTDVGVQNAAAAALADLVAQRRIPGLVVERIDGVPVLTGRDSAAAAALLAAGFARTPRGLRLR, from the coding sequence GTGGCCCCTCGAATTGATCCGCTGGCTCGCTTCGGCGGGCTCACCCGGGATTGGTTCGCGGGCACCTTCGTGGCCCCCACCCCGGCCCAGGCCCAGGCCTGGGCCGCGATCGCCGACGGCGAGAACACCCTGGTCATCGCGCCCACCGGGTCCGGCAAGACGCTCGCGGCGTTCCTGTGGGCCATCGACCGGCTGGCCCAGGATCCGCGGACCACACCCAGCACCCGGGTGCTCTACATCTCCCCGCTCAAGGCCCTGGCCGTCGACGTCGAGCGCAACCTGCGCACCCCGCTGACCGGGATCGCGCGGATCGCCGAGCGCAACAATCAACCCGCCCCGGCGATCACCGTGGGCGTTCGGTCCGGGGACACCCCGCCCAACCGTCGTCGGGAACTGATCGCCAAGCCACCCGACATCCTGATCACCACCCCAGAGTCGCTGTTCCTCATGCTGACCTCGGCCGCGCGCGAGTCGCTGACCGGCGTGCAGACGGTCATCATCGACGAGGTGCACGCGGTGGCCGGCACCAAGCGCGGCGCCCACCTGGCGCTGTCGCTGGAACGCCTCGATGCCCTGCTGGACACACCGGCGCAGCGGATCGGCCTGTCGGCCACCGTGCGGCCGGCCGAGGAGGTGGCCCGGTTCCTGTCGGGCTCGGCCGCCGGCCCGACCAGCATCGTCGCGCCGCCGGCGACCAAGACCTTCGACCTCAGCGTGCAGGTGCCCGTGCCGGACATGGCCAATCTGGCCGAGGGCTCCATCTGGCCCGACGTCGAGGAACGCATCGTCGATCTCATCGAGGCGCACAACTCCTCGATCGTGTTCGCCAACTCGCGGCGGCTGGCCGAGCGGCTCACCGCCCGGCTCAACGAGATTCACGCCGAGCGCCTCGGCTCCGACCGTCCGAACGACAGTCCGAACCCGCGCAATCCCACGGTGGCCGGCGGCGCCCCGGCCTACGTCATGGCTAGCGGGCAGACCCTCGGCGCCGAACCGGTGTTGGCCCGCGCCCACCACGGCTCGGTGTCCAAGGAGTCGCGCGCCGAGGTCGAAAACGCGCTCAAGAGCGGCCAACTCAAGGCCGTGGTGGCCACCTCGAGCCTGGAGTTGGGCATCGACATGGGCGCGGTGGACCTGGTGATCCAGGTCGAGACCCCGCCCTCGGTGGCCAGCGGCCTGCAGCGGATCGGCCGCGCGGGCCATCAGGTCGGCGAGATCAGCCAGGGCGTGCTGTTCCCCAAGCACCGCACCGACCTGATCGGGTGCGCGGTGACGGTGCAACGCATGCTGGGCGGGGCCATCGAGGCCATGCGGGTGCCCACCAACCCACTCGACGTGCTGGCCCAGCACACAGTGGCCGCCAGCGCGCTGGAGCCGCTGGACGCCGACGTGTGGTTCGACACGGTGCGCCGCAGCGCCCCGTTCGCGACGTTGCCGCGCAGCGCCTTCGAGGCCACCCTGGACCTGCTCAGCGGCAAGTACCCGTCCACCGAGTTCGCCGAGCTGCGACCGCGGGTGGTCTACGACCGCGACACCGGCACCCTGACGGCGCGGCCCGGCGCCCAGCGCCTGGCCGTCACCTCCGGCGGCGCCATCCCGGACCGCGGCCTGTTCACGGTGTACCTGGCCAGCAGCGCCGACACCGAAAAACCCTCCCGGGTGGGTGAACTCGACGAGGAGATGGTGTACGAGTCGCGCCCCGGCGATGTGATCTCACTCGGCGCCACCAGCTGGCGGATCACCGAGATCACCCACGACCGGGTGCTGGTGGTCCCCGCCCCCGGTGAGCCGGCCCGGCTGCCGTTCTGGCGCGGCGACGGGGTGGGCCGGCCGGCCGAACTCGGGGCCGCGATCGGCGAGTTCACCGGCGAACTGGCGCGCCTTGACCGCGAGGCGTTCACCCAGCGCTGTCAGACGATCGGCTTCGACGACTACGCAGGAGACAACCTGTGGCAGCTGCTGGACGAGCAGAAGACCGCCACCGGCACCGTGCCGTCGGACAGCGCGCTGCTGGTCGAGCGGTTCCGCGACGAACTCGGCGACTGGCGGGTCATCCTGCACTCGCCGTACGGGCTGCGGGTGCACGGGCCGCTGGCGCTGGCGGTCGGCAAGCGGATCTACGAGCGCTACGGCATCGACGAGAAGCCCACCGCCTCCGACGACGGCATCATCGTGCGCCTGCCCGACACCCTCAACGGACCCGAAACCGCGCCCGGGGCAGACATTTTCGTCTTCGAGCCCGACGAGATCGAGCCGCTGGTCACCGCCGAGGTCGGCGGCTCGGCGCTGTTCGCGTCCCGCTTCCGGGAGTGCGCGGCGCGGGCGTTGCTGCTGCCGCGCCGCCACCCCGGCAAGCGGTCCCCGCTGTGGCATCAGCGCCAGCGCGCTGCGCAACTGCTCGACGTGGCCCGGCACTACCCCGACTTCCCCATCGTCCTCGAGGCCGTGCGGGAATGCCTGCAGGACGTCTACGACGTGCCGAGCCTGGTCGAGCTGATGGCCCGGATCGCGCAGCGCCGGGTGCGCGTCACCGAGGTCGAGACCACCACCCCGTCGCCGTTTGCGGCGTCGCTGCTGTTCGGCTACGTCGGGGCGTTCATGTACGAGGGCGACAGCCCGCTGGCCGAACGGCGCGCGGCCGCACTGGCGTTGGACCCCACCCTGCTGGCCGAGTTGTTGGGCCGCATCGAGTTGCGGGAACTGCTCGACGCCGACGTCATCGCCGCGACCACCCGTCAGCTGCAGCACCTCAGCACCGAGCGGGCCGCACGGGACGCCGAGGGCGTCGCCGACCTGCTGCGGCTGCTCGGGCCGCTGACGAGCGAGGAGATCGCCGCGCGCGCCGACGGCGCCGAGGTCGATGAGTGGCTGGCGGAGCTGCGGGCGGCCAAGCGGGCGCTGCCGGTCTCCTACGCCGACAAGCAGTGGTGGGCCGCGGTGGAGGACATCGCCCGGCTGCGTGACGGGGTCGGGGTGGCGGTGCCGGTGGGCGTGGCCACGGCGTTCCTCGAACCCGTCGTCGACCCGCTCGGCGAGCTGCTGGGCCGCTACGCGCGCACCCGCGGACCGTTCACCACCGCCGAGGCCGCGGCGCGGTTCGGGCTGGGCCTGCGGGTGGCCGCCGACGTGCTGGGCCGCCTCGCGGTCGACGGCAAGTTGGTGCGCGGCGAATTCACCGACGTCCCTACCGATACCGGCCACGGCGACCAATGGTGCGACGCGGAGGTGCTGCGCATCCTGCGGCGGCGCTCCCTGGCGGCGCTGCGCGCCCAGATCGAGCCGGTCAGCACCGCCGCCTATGCCCGCTTCCTGCCGGCCTGGCAGCAGGTGGGCGGTGAGGCGACCGCCGGTGTCGACGGCCTGGCCACCGTGATCGATCAACTGGCCGGCGTGCCGATGCCGGCCTCCGCGATCGAACCGCTGATCTTCGGGCAACGGGTGCGCGACTATCAACCGGCGATGCTGGACGAACTGCTGGCCTCCGGCGAGGTGATCTGGTCCGGCGCCGGCCCGCTGGCCACCGGCGACGGCTGGATCGCGTTCCACGGCGCGGACGCGGCCCCGCTGTCGTTGGCGCCCCCGACCGAGCTCGAGCACACCGACGCCCACCGCGCCATCCTGGCGGCGCTCGACGGCGGGGGCGCGTACTTCTTCCGTCAGCTCAGCACCGACGGGATCGGCACCGGTGAGCTCAAAGAGGCGCTGTGGCAGCTGATCTGGGGCGGCCACGTCACCGGCGACACGTTCGCCCCGGTCCGGGCGCTGCTGACCGGCGGCCGGCGCACCGGCGCCCGCCGGTCGAGCGCCCCGGCGCATCGGCACCGCCGCGCCCCCCGGATGCGCAACTACCGCGTCGACACCAACCTCGGCGCGCATGCGCGGGACAGCGACCCGACGGTGGCCGGGCGCTGGTCGCTGCTGCCGGAAGTGGAGCTGGATTCGACGGTGCGCGCGCACTTCCAGGCCGATCAGCTGCTGGCCCGGCACGGCGTGCTGACCCGCGGCGCGGTCGCCGCCGAGAACACCCCGGGCGGGTTCGCCACGCTCTACAAGGTGCTCGCCGCGCTGGAGGAGGCCGGCCGCTGCCAGCGCGGCTATTTCGTCGAATCCCTGGGTGGGGCGCAGTTCGCCACGGCCACCACCGTGGATCGGTTGCGCGGCTTCGCCGACACCATCGACGACGAGCAGCGCGCCGGTGCCGCGCAGGTGCTCGCCGCGACCGACCCCGCCAACCCCTACGGCGCCGCGCTGCCCTGGCCCGCCCGGGCCGTCGACACCGACAGCGCGCACCGCCCGGGCCGCAAGGCTGGTGCCCTGGTGGCCCTCGTCGACGGCGAGCCGGCCTGGTACCTCGAACGCGGCGGGCGTTCGCTGCTGAGCTTCACCACCGACGTCGGCGTGCAGAACGCGGCGGCCGCGGCGCTAGCGGATCTGGTTGCGCAGCGCCGGATCCCGGGCCTGGTGGTGGAGCGCATCGACGGCGTGCCGGTGCTCACCGGCCGCGACTCGGCCGCCGCCGCGGCGCTACTGGCCGCCGGGTTCGCCCGCACCCCGCGTGGACTGCGGTTGCGCTGA
- the nei2 gene encoding endonuclease VIII Nei2 has translation MPEGDTVYRTAEKLREALVGKTLTRCEVRVPRYATVDLSGQVVDEVLCRGKHLFIRAGTASIHSHLKMDGSWQTGRMRVPAHKVRIILETADSRAVGVDLGVLEILERARDLDVVAHLGPDLLGPDWSAEAAAANLMADPGRPIAETLLDQRVLAGVGNVYANELCYVFGLRPQTAVGAVSDPVRLLQRTQQMLWANRSRVQRVTTGDTRRGRDLWVYGRAGEPCRRCGTAIETDRSGDRVTYWCPACQR, from the coding sequence ATGCCGGAGGGCGACACCGTCTACCGGACGGCCGAGAAACTGCGCGAGGCGTTGGTGGGCAAGACCCTGACCCGCTGCGAGGTCCGGGTCCCTCGCTACGCCACGGTCGACCTGAGCGGTCAGGTGGTCGACGAGGTGCTCTGCCGCGGCAAGCATTTGTTCATCCGCGCCGGGACCGCCAGCATCCACTCGCACCTGAAGATGGACGGCAGCTGGCAGACCGGGCGGATGCGGGTGCCGGCCCACAAGGTCCGGATCATCCTCGAGACGGCCGATTCCCGTGCCGTCGGCGTCGATCTCGGGGTCCTGGAGATCCTGGAGCGGGCCCGCGATCTCGACGTCGTCGCGCACCTGGGCCCGGATCTGCTGGGGCCCGACTGGTCCGCGGAGGCCGCCGCGGCGAACCTGATGGCCGACCCGGGCCGCCCGATCGCCGAGACGCTGCTGGACCAGCGGGTACTGGCCGGGGTGGGCAACGTCTACGCGAACGAACTCTGCTACGTGTTCGGACTGCGGCCGCAGACCGCCGTCGGGGCCGTGTCCGACCCGGTGCGCTTGCTGCAGCGGACCCAGCAGATGTTGTGGGCCAACCGATCCCGGGTGCAGCGGGTCACCACCGGGGACACCCGCCGGGGCCGCGACCTGTGGGTGTACGGCCGCGCGGGCGAGCCGTGCCGGCGCTGCGGGACGGCGATCGAGACCGACCGTTCCGGGGACCGGGTCACCTACTGGTGTCCGGCGTGTCAGCGCTGA
- a CDS encoding SDR family NAD(P)-dependent oxidoreductase: MTDSEAQDFPLPYASTDLSGQVALVTGASSGLGRRFAQTLAAAGARVVVTGRRGDRLKEVADEIVSTGGQCEPFTMDVTDATDCVSALDHAESAFGTVTILVNNAGIPDAQRAHKMSLEAIDAVIATNVRGPFVLSCEVARRLIAAGLPGRIVNLSSMAAFNYTGNGAALYSSTKAAVNRMTEALAVEWVRYGINVNAISPGSFASEMHDGMVARVGDFSQRLPRKRFGEPAQLDSTLLFLVGPSSEVVTGTVIKADDGQFPR; encoded by the coding sequence GTGACTGATTCCGAAGCGCAGGACTTCCCCCTCCCCTACGCCTCGACCGACCTGAGCGGTCAGGTCGCCCTGGTGACTGGTGCGAGTTCGGGCCTGGGCAGACGCTTCGCCCAGACGCTGGCTGCCGCCGGTGCGCGCGTGGTCGTCACCGGCCGCCGCGGCGACCGACTCAAAGAAGTTGCCGACGAGATCGTCTCGACCGGCGGACAGTGCGAGCCGTTCACCATGGACGTCACCGACGCGACCGACTGCGTGAGCGCTCTCGACCACGCCGAGTCGGCATTCGGCACCGTCACGATCCTGGTGAACAACGCCGGCATCCCCGATGCGCAGCGGGCACACAAGATGTCGCTCGAGGCCATCGACGCCGTCATTGCGACTAACGTGCGCGGCCCGTTCGTGCTGTCCTGCGAGGTGGCGCGCCGACTGATCGCCGCGGGACTACCCGGACGGATCGTCAACCTTTCCTCGATGGCGGCCTTCAATTACACGGGCAACGGCGCGGCCCTGTACTCCTCCACCAAGGCTGCGGTCAACCGGATGACCGAGGCGCTCGCCGTGGAGTGGGTGCGCTACGGAATCAACGTCAACGCGATATCGCCCGGGTCATTCGCCTCGGAGATGCACGACGGCATGGTCGCGCGGGTCGGCGACTTCTCGCAGCGCCTGCCGCGCAAACGGTTCGGGGAGCCGGCCCAGCTGGACAGCACGTTGCTGTTCCTGGTGGGTCCGTCGTCCGAGGTCGTGACGGGGACGGTCATCAAGGCCGACGACGGTCAGTTCCCACGCTGA
- a CDS encoding TIGR03619 family F420-dependent LLM class oxidoreductase, with protein sequence MATFGVAMPFFDHQLAYDAIAGFAISAQRAGFDGLWLSDHLVVGPPPQLSRTWYDAPTLLAGLAGVVPGMALGTDVLIAAYRHPVAAAKALATVDIVSGGRLTVGVGTGHSEHEYVTVGADFRNRGAVTDEYIQAWKQIWTPGPAVFRGEYIVLDEPELGPLPVRQPHPPIWVGGDSPAAIRRTVRLGDGWHPLSLTPQRYADGVAQLRRECDRLGKSLPTLSYSGFFGDIVTRAVEETTRVPLTGGVEQVIDDVGRLSEIGVRNFVFRLGAAEHNNAQNLEQLALVAEMVLPAVRE encoded by the coding sequence GTGGCGACATTCGGTGTCGCGATGCCGTTCTTCGACCATCAGCTGGCCTATGACGCGATCGCGGGCTTTGCGATCAGCGCGCAGCGGGCAGGATTCGACGGACTCTGGCTGTCCGACCACCTGGTAGTGGGTCCGCCCCCGCAGCTGTCGCGGACGTGGTACGACGCGCCCACCCTGCTGGCCGGTCTGGCTGGGGTCGTGCCAGGGATGGCTCTGGGCACCGACGTCCTGATCGCCGCCTATCGTCATCCGGTCGCCGCGGCCAAGGCGCTGGCCACCGTGGACATCGTCAGCGGCGGGCGGCTGACCGTGGGGGTGGGTACCGGCCATTCGGAGCACGAGTACGTCACGGTGGGTGCGGACTTCCGGAACCGCGGTGCGGTGACCGACGAGTACATCCAGGCATGGAAGCAGATCTGGACTCCGGGTCCGGCAGTGTTCCGCGGCGAATACATCGTCCTCGATGAGCCCGAACTGGGCCCCCTGCCGGTCCGGCAGCCACACCCACCGATCTGGGTCGGCGGGGACAGCCCGGCGGCGATCCGGCGGACCGTTCGCCTTGGCGACGGGTGGCACCCGCTCAGCCTCACTCCGCAGCGCTACGCCGACGGCGTCGCACAGCTGCGCCGCGAGTGCGATCGGTTGGGTAAGTCGCTGCCGACGTTGTCCTACAGCGGATTCTTCGGTGACATCGTCACGCGAGCGGTGGAGGAAACCACTCGCGTGCCGCTGACCGGCGGCGTCGAGCAGGTCATCGATGACGTGGGTCGGCTCAGTGAGATCGGGGTGCGCAACTTCGTCTTCCGCCTCGGCGCGGCCGAGCACAACAACGCCCAGAATCTCGAGCAGTTGGCCCTTGTGGCCGAGATGGTCCTTCCTGCTGTACGCGAATGA
- a CDS encoding cytochrome P450, translating to MPASSTGVPDHLRVDFDVFDPALTAPTDRFQSEVAKLAAIGPVVYSTAHDGHWVVTGYDEIQGGMLDPERFSAWPTNIMPHGDEKTLPLELDPPEHTAYRQALQPIFGPRRMKTLETVIRDTTNELIDGFAHRGSAEFVAEFAHELPTRMFLGLMDLPLRDAPLFTEATNIFIQGKPELGREESGKAMEEALHRMLGYFAGVVEERKNRPEPGTDITSHIVRTPVEILGETRNFTDAELCNMFFLLLLGGLHTVQGSLAWALQHLANNPGQRQKLIDNPDLLPSAIEEILRLEGAVSPGRRATRDTTLGGVPIKADDQLLLVLAGGNRDQRQYENSDSMDIARIPNRHLSFGVGAHRCIGSHLARLELSIALQEIHRRIPDYRLDPDDPPIWHPSQVRGVVKMPLRFTPA from the coding sequence ATGCCCGCTAGCTCCACCGGCGTTCCCGATCACCTGCGGGTCGACTTCGACGTCTTCGACCCAGCGCTGACCGCGCCGACCGATAGATTTCAGTCCGAGGTCGCGAAGTTGGCCGCGATCGGTCCGGTGGTCTATTCCACCGCCCACGACGGACATTGGGTGGTGACGGGGTACGACGAGATCCAAGGGGGGATGCTCGACCCCGAGCGGTTTTCCGCCTGGCCCACCAACATCATGCCGCACGGCGACGAGAAGACCTTGCCGCTCGAACTGGACCCGCCCGAGCACACGGCCTATCGCCAAGCGCTGCAACCGATTTTCGGTCCCCGCCGGATGAAGACGCTCGAAACCGTCATCCGCGACACGACCAACGAACTCATCGATGGCTTCGCCCACCGGGGCTCGGCGGAGTTCGTCGCGGAATTCGCCCACGAACTGCCGACCCGCATGTTCCTAGGTCTGATGGACCTGCCACTTCGGGACGCGCCGCTGTTCACCGAGGCCACCAACATCTTCATCCAGGGCAAACCCGAGTTGGGCAGAGAAGAATCGGGGAAGGCGATGGAGGAGGCTCTGCACCGGATGCTTGGCTACTTCGCCGGGGTTGTCGAAGAACGCAAGAATCGCCCCGAACCCGGCACCGACATCACGAGTCACATCGTGCGCACCCCCGTGGAGATCCTGGGCGAGACCCGCAACTTCACCGATGCCGAGCTGTGCAACATGTTCTTCCTGCTCCTGCTCGGCGGTCTGCACACCGTGCAGGGTTCCCTGGCCTGGGCGCTGCAGCACCTGGCCAACAATCCCGGCCAGCGCCAGAAACTCATCGACAACCCCGACCTGCTCCCGTCGGCCATCGAAGAGATCCTGCGCCTCGAGGGCGCTGTCTCCCCTGGACGTCGCGCCACGCGGGACACCACGTTGGGGGGCGTGCCGATCAAGGCCGACGACCAACTGCTGCTCGTCCTCGCCGGCGGCAACCGCGACCAGCGTCAGTACGAGAATTCGGACTCGATGGACATCGCGCGGATCCCCAACAGGCATCTGTCCTTCGGCGTCGGGGCCCATCGTTGCATCGGTTCGCATCTGGCCCGCCTCGAATTGAGCATTGCGCTGCAGGAGATCCACCGTCGGATTCCCGATTACCGGCTCGACCCGGACGATCCGCCGATCTGGCACCCCAGCCAGGTGCGCGGCGTCGTCAAGATGCCACTCCGGTTCACGCCGGCCTGA